Proteins found in one Alteromonas macleodii genomic segment:
- the tsaA gene encoding tRNA (N6-threonylcarbamoyladenosine(37)-N6)-methyltransferase TrmO, with protein MTTPTSFTVSTIASIATPFKQKFAIPRQPNLAKAHGIITFEEGFNDIHMLKGIESYSHLWLLFIFHQNIERGWKNTVKAPRLGGNATMGVLATRSTHRPNSIGMSVVKNNGLVHDKGKAHLLVEGVDLVDGTPLIDIKPYIGYADSVQHASDKLDDISPIPQRHVKFLDTLKPTLSEIDKKYSDFTSLVKAVLAQDPRPAYKQKLDNDEKTYRVTLYDVDVGFKVKNSVVWVTELIHLG; from the coding sequence ACGCCAACTTCATTTACCGTATCGACAATCGCGAGTATCGCTACGCCTTTCAAGCAAAAGTTTGCCATCCCAAGGCAACCTAACTTAGCAAAAGCTCATGGGATAATAACGTTCGAAGAAGGGTTTAACGATATCCACATGCTAAAAGGGATAGAAAGTTATAGTCACCTGTGGCTACTTTTTATTTTTCATCAAAACATTGAGCGCGGTTGGAAAAATACAGTAAAGGCACCTCGGTTGGGCGGCAATGCCACTATGGGTGTTTTAGCCACTCGCAGTACACATCGGCCGAACAGTATTGGTATGTCTGTCGTGAAAAACAATGGGCTAGTACACGATAAGGGTAAAGCGCACTTGCTGGTAGAAGGTGTAGATTTAGTAGACGGTACGCCGCTTATCGATATCAAACCTTATATTGGTTACGCAGATAGTGTCCAACACGCAAGCGACAAGCTTGACGACATTAGCCCCATTCCCCAACGCCATGTGAAATTTTTAGATACGCTTAAGCCAACGCTTTCTGAAATAGACAAAAAGTACAGCGACTTTACCTCTTTAGTTAAGGCGGTACTGGCGCAAGACCCTCGCCCAGCTTATAAACAAAAGCTAGATAACGACGAGAAAACCTATCGCGTTACCCTATACGATGTTGATGTAGGCTTTAAGGTGAAAAATAGTGTGGTATGGGTAACTGAGCTTATTCATTTAGGTTAA